The Marinomonas sp. CT5 genome contains the following window.
CGGCTAATGATGGACAAGCGGCATTAAGTCTTTGTAAGTCTGACCGCTTTGACTTTGTCCTAACAGATCAAAACATGCCCAATATGGATGGTCTGACTTTAATCAAGTCACTACGAGCCATGCCGACTTATGCTCGCGTACCACTCATTGTTTTGACAACAGAGGCTGGAGAAACCATGAAACAGAAAGGCAAAGCAGCTGGAGCCACTGGCTGGATGGTTAAACCATTTGACCCCAAAAAGCTGCTCGAAGTCGTTTCCAAAGTGCTTCGTTAATAGTCTCATTTTGCAAATTCATTGAGAGACAGTATGGATAATTTAAGTCAATACAATGAGGTTTTTTTCGAGGAGGCACAAGAACACCTCGAAACAATGGAAACACTATTGCTTGCCTATGATGTCGATGCACCCGATATGGAAGAGCTCAATAGTGTTTTCCGTGCTG
Protein-coding sequences here:
- a CDS encoding response regulator, which codes for MSKKLLIVDDSPSVRQMVEMTLKGAGYTVQTANDGQAALSLCKSDRFDFVLTDQNMPNMDGLTLIKSLRAMPTYARVPLIVLTTEAGETMKQKGKAAGATGWMVKPFDPKKLLEVVSKVLR